One window of the Halarcobacter mediterraneus genome contains the following:
- a CDS encoding BaiN/RdsA family NAD(P)/FAD-dependent oxidoreductase — MKIAIIGAGAAGLIAAITAKRVDENVELDIFDINTAIGKKILASGNGRCNISNINAQVENYIGENSSFVSFCLSQFDFSHFKKFSKSIGLLLDIKEDGKVYPLSNEAKSVIKLLQSQIQSLGINFIASTKILDIKKINDKFILNSEDKKFENYDKVLISSGLAAAPQLNSTEIGLNLAETFGHTFNMTYPSLVGLQTDFEYKTRLQGVKKESQVTLYVDGQKENEIQGDVLFTKYGVSGFAILDISQYAVYPMKLYQDIQISINLFPKQSRNEVLGMLESLIKSLPNENLENLLSGIVSNKLASVILDVIKVNKETKAKDINAKNIRAIVNTLINLRMKIIDTQGFKHAEASGGGIRTDEVDEKTFESKKCKNLFLAGEVLDIVGNRGGYNLQFAWASGYLAGKSLAKN, encoded by the coding sequence AATAGGAAAAAAGATACTTGCAAGTGGAAATGGAAGATGTAATATTTCGAATATAAATGCACAGGTAGAAAATTATATAGGAGAGAATTCTTCTTTTGTTTCTTTTTGTTTATCTCAATTTGATTTTAGTCATTTTAAGAAATTCTCAAAATCTATTGGATTATTACTTGATATAAAAGAAGATGGGAAAGTTTATCCTTTATCAAATGAGGCTAAATCAGTAATTAAACTATTACAGTCTCAAATACAAAGTTTGGGAATAAATTTTATAGCTAGTACAAAGATTTTAGATATAAAAAAAATAAATGATAAATTTATTCTAAATTCGGAAGATAAAAAGTTTGAAAACTATGACAAGGTATTAATAAGTTCAGGGCTTGCAGCAGCTCCACAGTTAAACTCAACAGAAATTGGTCTTAATCTTGCAGAAACTTTTGGGCACACTTTTAATATGACTTACCCCTCTTTAGTAGGACTACAAACAGATTTTGAGTATAAAACAAGACTTCAAGGTGTAAAAAAAGAATCACAAGTAACTTTATATGTTGATGGACAAAAAGAAAATGAGATTCAAGGTGATGTTCTTTTTACTAAATATGGAGTTTCTGGTTTTGCAATTTTAGATATTTCTCAATATGCTGTTTATCCAATGAAGTTATATCAAGATATTCAAATATCAATAAATTTATTTCCTAAACAGAGTCGAAATGAAGTTTTAGGAATGCTTGAGTCTTTGATAAAATCTTTACCTAATGAGAATTTAGAAAATTTATTAAGTGGAATAGTTTCTAATAAATTAGCTTCTGTTATATTAGATGTAATTAAAGTAAATAAAGAAACGAAGGCAAAAGATATAAATGCAAAAAATATTAGAGCCATAGTAAATACTCTTATAAACTTAAGAATGAAAATTATTGATACTCAAGGATTTAAACATGCTGAGGCTAGTGGTGGTGGAATTAGAACTGATGAAGTTGATGAAAAAACCTTTGAAAGCAAGAAGTGTAAGAATCTATTTTTAGCAGGAGAAGTTTTAGACATAGTCGGAAATAGGGGTGGTTATAATTTACAATTTGCTTGGGCAAGTGGATATTTAGCTGGAAAATCATTGGCAAAAAATTAA
- a CDS encoding transporter substrate-binding domain-containing diguanylate cyclase: MKILFIILMFFSFFTQVLAKPVFLTEEERIFIKKNPLVKIGLMPDFAPFSYYTKNTPVGFEHELLNILSERTGLVFEKTIAKWTTIYTAFKNKELDVITSISHKKYREPFTNFTSSYYDIPIMVFVRDDFGEYLGIESLKGKKVGVLKDVFYIEELKKVGNIDLVYYDTYEALTKDLVFGKIDALMQNLTNINYFIKKNLYSNIKLASELILPNTKKEDLRLGVNPQKPLLKSILQKALDSITKKEKETLVTKWIGSIKEYKGGHVELDKNEKAYLNTKTIKYCINPDGLPFEGLNENNEHSGISSDYYTLFEKILSAKFQLVKTNNWNESITYIKEGKCDMLALSMETFERKKFLNFTSSYLNVPLVVATTVDVPFINHILDLEGEKVGIIKGDAFVKILRQKYPSLDLIEVEDIKEGLDKVKSGELFGFIDTLASIGYEFQQKYFGELKIAGKINETLDLSMAVIKKDETLFNILQKAINSMTNEVHREIFNKWLPIKYEKGINYKLVWKVGIVSLIIILLIGYWNRKIIKTNKLLEKAQKDIKEKNKELEKLATTDKLTKLYNRRKIEELLEFELYRSERFNHSFGLVIIDIDNFKEVNDIYGHQTGDKVLEEVATILSTNRRKTDFIGRYGGEEFIIICPESNLDGVLNLMENLRKKISEYSFYKVQNRTASFGVTISQEKDTIESLLKRADIALYSAKNSGRNKVEYK, from the coding sequence ATGAAAATATTATTTATTATACTTATGTTTTTTTCTTTTTTTACTCAAGTTCTTGCAAAACCAGTATTTTTGACAGAAGAAGAAAGAATATTTATAAAAAAGAATCCTTTAGTAAAAATTGGATTAATGCCTGATTTTGCACCTTTTTCATATTATACAAAAAATACTCCTGTTGGGTTTGAGCATGAATTATTAAATATTTTATCAGAAAGAACAGGATTAGTTTTTGAAAAAACAATAGCAAAATGGACTACTATATATACTGCCTTCAAAAATAAAGAGCTTGATGTAATTACAAGTATTTCCCATAAAAAGTATAGAGAACCCTTTACAAACTTTACAAGTTCTTACTATGATATTCCTATTATGGTTTTTGTTAGAGATGATTTTGGAGAATACCTAGGAATAGAAAGTTTAAAAGGAAAAAAAGTAGGTGTTTTAAAAGATGTTTTCTATATTGAAGAACTGAAAAAAGTGGGGAATATAGATTTAGTTTATTATGATACATATGAAGCTTTAACAAAAGATTTAGTTTTTGGTAAAATTGATGCCTTAATGCAAAATCTTACAAATATAAACTATTTCATCAAAAAAAACTTATACTCTAATATAAAACTTGCAAGTGAACTAATCTTACCAAATACAAAAAAAGAAGATTTAAGGCTAGGAGTAAACCCTCAAAAACCTCTCTTAAAATCAATATTACAAAAAGCTTTAGACTCTATTACAAAAAAAGAAAAAGAGACATTAGTAACAAAATGGATTGGTTCAATAAAAGAGTATAAAGGGGGACATGTTGAACTTGATAAAAATGAAAAAGCTTATTTAAATACAAAGACCATAAAATATTGTATAAATCCTGATGGTTTACCTTTTGAAGGATTGAATGAGAATAATGAACACTCAGGTATAAGTTCAGACTATTATACTTTATTTGAAAAAATTTTATCTGCTAAATTTCAACTTGTAAAAACAAATAATTGGAATGAATCAATAACTTACATAAAAGAAGGTAAATGTGATATGTTAGCGCTTAGTATGGAAACTTTTGAAAGAAAGAAGTTTCTAAACTTTACAAGTAGCTATTTAAATGTTCCTTTGGTTGTAGCTACAACAGTTGATGTACCATTTATAAACCATATTTTAGATTTAGAGGGAGAAAAAGTAGGAATTATCAAAGGTGATGCCTTTGTTAAAATTTTAAGACAAAAATATCCTTCACTTGATTTAATAGAAGTTGAAGACATAAAAGAAGGTCTAGATAAAGTAAAAAGTGGCGAGCTTTTTGGATTCATTGATACTCTTGCTAGTATAGGATATGAGTTTCAGCAAAAATATTTTGGAGAATTAAAAATAGCAGGTAAAATAAATGAAACTCTAGATTTATCAATGGCTGTAATAAAAAAAGATGAAACTCTCTTTAATATATTACAGAAAGCTATAAATAGTATGACAAACGAAGTTCATAGAGAAATATTCAATAAATGGCTACCCATAAAATATGAAAAAGGTATTAATTATAAATTAGTTTGGAAAGTTGGAATTGTTTCATTGATAATAATTCTTTTAATAGGATATTGGAATAGAAAGATTATAAAAACAAACAAACTTTTAGAAAAAGCTCAAAAAGATATTAAAGAAAAAAATAAAGAGTTAGAAAAACTTGCAACAACAGATAAATTAACAAAACTATACAATAGAAGAAAAATTGAAGAACTTTTAGAATTTGAACTATATAGAAGTGAAAGATTTAATCATTCTTTTGGCTTAGTAATAATTGATATTGATAACTTCAAAGAAGTTAATGATATTTATGGTCATCAAACAGGAGATAAAGTACTAGAAGAAGTTGCAACTATACTAAGCACAAATAGAAGAAAAACAGATTTTATAGGAAGATATGGAGGAGAAGAATTTATAATAATTTGTCCTGAATCAAATTTAGATGGAGTATTAAATCTAATGGAAAACCTCAGAAAAAAAATATCTGAATACTCTTTTTATAAAGTGCAAAATAGAACTGCCAGCTTTGGAGTAACAATATCACAAGAAAAAGACACTATTGAATCTCTTTTAAAAAGAGCGGATATAGCACTTTATAGTGCAAAAAATAGTGGTAGAAATAAAGTTGAGTATAAATAA
- the dksA gene encoding RNA polymerase-binding protein DksA, whose translation MGRELNKKQIEEIKELLLKNKAIIEGNLNNLSNEHVNLSEMDLNDEGDFAAASRDYSTDIHIKKQQLEELRLIDHALRKIYSGKFTGLCEMCDSEITMKRLRVKPHAMYCIDCRNYLENEKQIKKAV comes from the coding sequence ATGGGAAGAGAATTAAATAAAAAACAAATAGAAGAGATAAAAGAACTTTTACTAAAAAATAAAGCAATCATTGAAGGTAATTTAAATAATCTTTCAAATGAACATGTAAATTTAAGTGAGATGGATTTAAATGATGAAGGTGACTTTGCTGCTGCAAGTAGAGATTATAGTACAGATATTCATATCAAAAAACAACAACTTGAAGAGTTAAGATTAATAGACCATGCGTTAAGAAAAATATATAGTGGGAAATTTACTGGCTTATGTGAAATGTGTGATTCTGAAATTACAATGAAAAGACTTAGAGTTAAACCTCATGCAATGTACTGTATAGATTGTAGAAACTACCTAGAAAATGAAAAACAGATAAAAAAAGCTGTTTAG
- a CDS encoding CNNM domain-containing protein — protein MLMLIYFLIAVGVSFLCSILEAVLLSITVSHIEIVKKEKRKLGLLMENQKKNIDFSIAAILTLNTFAHTLGAAGVGAEAAKVFGEEYMFYISAILTILILVFSEIIPKTIGAYYWKTFAGFSTRVIRFLVIITYPILLIMNKITTYITPKRKETITKDEIIATANIAERKGILRVKESAMIENLLKLNEIKVKDIFTPRSVVFAVQKEDFFKSFENRKYCDLNKFKEYSRVPVYDSGIDDIVGVLISKEYFHELLENKYENKEDLIKPATRVNENIAISKLIDMFLTKNEHLFIVTDNYEQTEGVVTLEDALESLLGAEIVDELDSNVDLRELAKIKMKEARKNLEE, from the coding sequence ATGTTGATGTTAATCTATTTTCTTATTGCTGTTGGAGTATCATTTTTATGCTCTATTTTAGAGGCTGTATTATTATCAATAACAGTATCTCATATTGAAATAGTAAAAAAAGAAAAAAGAAAACTAGGTCTTTTGATGGAAAATCAAAAGAAAAATATTGATTTTTCAATAGCTGCAATTTTAACTTTAAATACTTTTGCTCATACCTTAGGTGCTGCAGGTGTTGGAGCAGAAGCTGCAAAGGTATTTGGTGAAGAGTATATGTTTTATATTTCAGCTATTCTAACAATCTTAATTTTAGTTTTTTCTGAGATTATTCCTAAAACTATAGGGGCTTACTATTGGAAAACTTTTGCTGGTTTTTCCACTAGAGTTATTCGATTTTTAGTAATAATAACTTATCCAATTTTACTGATAATGAATAAAATCACAACCTATATTACACCTAAAAGAAAAGAAACAATAACAAAAGATGAGATTATAGCTACAGCAAATATTGCAGAGAGAAAAGGAATTCTTAGAGTAAAAGAAAGTGCAATGATTGAAAATCTTTTGAAATTAAATGAGATAAAAGTTAAAGATATTTTTACTCCAAGAAGTGTAGTCTTTGCAGTCCAAAAAGAAGATTTTTTTAAAAGTTTTGAAAATAGAAAATATTGTGATTTGAATAAATTTAAAGAGTATTCACGAGTACCTGTGTATGATTCAGGAATAGATGATATTGTAGGTGTTCTTATTTCAAAAGAGTATTTTCATGAATTATTGGAAAATAAATATGAAAACAAAGAGGACTTAATTAAACCTGCGACAAGAGTAAATGAAAATATTGCAATTTCTAAATTAATAGATATGTTTTTAACTAAAAATGAGCATCTTTTTATCGTTACAGATAATTATGAACAAACTGAAGGAGTAGTTACTTTGGAAGATGCTTTAGAGTCTTTATTGGGAGCTGAAATTGTAGATGAACTTGATAGTAATGTAGATTTACGAGAATTAGCAAAAATAAAAATGAAAGAAGCAAGAAAAAATTTAGAAGAATAA
- a CDS encoding rhodanese-like domain-containing protein translates to MKLKMILLSIFVAGSTLFATDFISYEKLSSQLKDANKKAGTYATTEDVKKALNSKDWLVADVRTMEEWSAAHIKGAVRIGRQAPEKGLALHALDMDDKFIKPNLIIVCNSAARASIEAETIRKMGFKTVKIYDLYSWIDECNPVVTKYTVKQDKGGTGLKFGNFYAEHCKDKK, encoded by the coding sequence ATGAAACTAAAAATGATTCTACTTTCAATTTTTGTTGCAGGTTCAACACTTTTTGCAACAGACTTTATAAGTTATGAAAAACTAAGTTCTCAACTAAAAGATGCAAATAAAAAAGCTGGAACTTATGCTACTACAGAAGATGTAAAAAAAGCTTTAAATTCAAAAGATTGGTTAGTTGCAGATGTTAGAACAATGGAAGAGTGGTCAGCAGCACATATCAAAGGTGCAGTTAGAATTGGTAGACAAGCACCAGAAAAGGGTTTAGCACTTCACGCACTTGATATGGATGATAAATTCATCAAGCCAAACTTAATTATTGTTTGTAACTCAGCAGCAAGAGCTTCAATTGAGGCAGAAACTATTAGAAAAATGGGATTTAAAACAGTAAAAATTTATGATTTATACTCTTGGATTGATGAGTGTAATCCTGTTGTTACTAAATATACTGTTAAACAAGATAAAGGTGGAACAGGACTTAAATTTGGTAACTTCTACGCAGAACATTGTAAAGATAAAAAATAA
- a CDS encoding DUF4405 domain-containing protein gives MSFKKVTSLTMLWIMLVMTYTGIVLFIAPPGRVANWSNWYFLGLTKESSAQIHSTFMVLFIAMTLFHIFYNWKPLTSYMKNKTRQMVFFTKEMFVAIFLIILFIFGTLSYLPPFSSFLNFGESIKNSWEKEYGLAPYSHAELSSFKDFCRKLNFDLEKSKEILSSNNIIFIETQSLQQIAQNNKLSPQFIYNLLKKNFGVEGKIVQLSGLGKKSIEDVAISLNISTQEFISKLENLGIEAKKDDKFKLLSEKYNTSPMSILEKLGFREKK, from the coding sequence ATGAGTTTTAAAAAAGTCACTTCATTAACGATGTTATGGATAATGCTTGTTATGACTTATACTGGAATTGTTCTTTTTATTGCACCTCCAGGAAGAGTTGCAAACTGGTCTAATTGGTATTTTTTAGGTTTAACAAAAGAGAGTTCAGCTCAAATCCATTCTACTTTTATGGTTTTATTTATAGCAATGACTCTTTTTCATATTTTTTATAATTGGAAACCTCTTACAAGTTATATGAAAAATAAAACAAGGCAAATGGTTTTTTTCACAAAAGAGATGTTCGTAGCCATTTTTTTAATTATCTTATTTATTTTTGGTACTTTATCTTATTTGCCTCCTTTTTCTAGTTTTCTAAATTTTGGAGAAAGTATAAAAAATTCTTGGGAAAAAGAGTATGGATTAGCTCCATATTCCCATGCAGAACTATCATCATTTAAAGATTTCTGTAGAAAATTAAATTTTGATTTAGAGAAAAGTAAAGAAATTTTATCTTCTAATAATATTATCTTTATTGAAACACAAAGTTTACAGCAAATAGCTCAGAATAATAAACTTAGTCCTCAATTTATTTATAACTTATTAAAAAAGAATTTTGGAGTTGAAGGTAAAATTGTACAATTATCAGGATTAGGGAAAAAAAGTATTGAAGATGTTGCTATATCTTTAAATATTTCTACTCAAGAGTTTATTTCTAAATTAGAAAATTTAGGAATTGAAGCGAAAAAAGATGATAAATTCAAGTTACTAAGTGAAAAGTATAATACTAGCCCTATGAGTATTTTAGAGAAGTTAGGGTTTAGAGAAAAAAAGTAA
- a CDS encoding HAD family hydrolase gives MKKQGVIFDLDGTLIDSLMDIALCTNIVLKEFDLPEHPLEEYKYFVGGGADILIKNALPKNSENELAKKVLNRFKKVYDQEIHHNTKPYEGIYELLELLDKNKYQVGVLSNKPHEFTIKYVKDFFSKYSNIIEVHGSKENVPKKPNPQAAVEIAEAFNLKCEDIFFVGDSDVDMKTAKNSKMKAVGVSWGFRGTDELIENGADYIVKTPLDIYNLLK, from the coding sequence ATGAAAAAGCAAGGTGTTATTTTTGATTTAGATGGAACGTTAATAGACTCTTTAATGGATATTGCTCTTTGTACAAACATAGTATTAAAAGAGTTTGACCTTCCTGAGCATCCCCTTGAAGAATATAAGTATTTTGTAGGAGGAGGAGCTGATATTTTAATAAAAAATGCCCTTCCAAAAAATAGTGAAAATGAACTTGCAAAAAAAGTCTTAAATAGATTCAAAAAAGTTTATGACCAAGAAATTCATCATAATACAAAACCTTATGAAGGTATTTATGAACTTTTAGAACTTTTAGATAAAAATAAATACCAAGTAGGTGTATTATCGAACAAACCCCATGAATTTACAATAAAATATGTAAAAGACTTTTTCTCAAAATATTCAAATATTATTGAAGTTCATGGTTCAAAAGAAAATGTTCCTAAGAAACCAAATCCACAAGCAGCAGTAGAAATTGCAGAAGCTTTTAATCTTAAATGCGAAGATATCTTTTTTGTAGGAGATAGTGATGTAGATATGAAAACAGCCAAAAACTCAAAAATGAAAGCTGTTGGTGTATCTTGGGGATTTAGAGGAACAGATGAGTTAATAGAAAATGGAGCTGATTATATTGTAAAAACCCCTTTAGATATTTATAATTTATTAAAGTAA
- the ung gene encoding uracil-DNA glycosylase, translating into MDSWKEVIEKEKNKEYFISLKKVIDLKYETTTVFPPKELIFNAFSKTSIENLKVVILGQDPYHGQGQAQGLAFSTPSNIKNPPSMQNILKEIKADLKKDSICLDGDLNPWAKQGVLLLNAILTVEESKAKSHHNLGWEIFTDNIIKYISSNCEGVIFLLWGSPAISKRKLIDESKHHILTAPHPSPLSAYRGFFGCKHFSEVNKILKKENKKEIIW; encoded by the coding sequence ATGGATAGTTGGAAAGAAGTGATTGAAAAAGAGAAAAATAAAGAGTATTTTATAAGTTTAAAAAAAGTAATTGATTTAAAATATGAAACAACAACAGTTTTCCCTCCCAAAGAGTTGATTTTTAATGCATTTTCTAAAACAAGTATAGAAAATCTAAAAGTAGTTATTTTGGGACAAGATCCTTATCATGGACAAGGACAGGCGCAAGGATTGGCTTTTTCTACTCCAAGTAATATAAAAAACCCTCCTTCAATGCAGAATATTTTAAAAGAGATAAAAGCTGATTTAAAAAAAGATTCTATTTGTTTAGATGGTGATTTAAATCCTTGGGCAAAACAAGGGGTTTTACTTTTAAATGCAATTCTAACAGTTGAAGAATCAAAAGCTAAATCTCATCATAATTTAGGATGGGAAATTTTCACGGATAATATAATAAAATATATTTCTTCAAATTGTGAAGGAGTAATATTTTTACTTTGGGGAAGTCCTGCAATTAGTAAAAGAAAATTAATTGATGAATCAAAACATCATATATTAACAGCTCCTCATCCAAGCCCTCTGTCTGCATATAGAGGCTTTTTTGGATGTAAACATTTTAGTGAAGTAAATAAAATTCTAAAAAAAGAAAATAAAAAAGAGATAATATGGTAG
- a CDS encoding DUF695 domain-containing protein encodes MVENYNEEWELKNTSNINSLLRFRKAYLDEELKDLLIVKHHYHIADDIMFPDPSCLSFFTAFEQNHILKYEEEHYFFLSAVNISEGLFEFYIYCKDYERTIAFLIEFLKSNSLYKCEFEVVLNDKGSRLKNLI; translated from the coding sequence ATGGTAGAAAATTATAATGAAGAGTGGGAATTAAAAAATACTTCTAATATAAATAGTTTATTAAGATTTCGAAAGGCTTATTTAGATGAAGAATTAAAAGATTTATTGATTGTAAAACATCATTACCATATTGCAGATGATATTATGTTCCCTGACCCTTCATGTTTATCTTTCTTTACTGCTTTTGAACAAAATCATATTTTAAAATATGAAGAAGAACACTATTTCTTTTTATCTGCTGTAAATATAAGTGAAGGTTTATTTGAATTTTATATTTATTGTAAAGATTATGAGAGAACAATTGCTTTTTTGATAGAGTTTTTAAAGTCAAATAGTTTATATAAGTGTGAATTTGAAGTAGTCCTAAATGATAAAGGAAGTAGATTAAAAAATTTAATCTAA
- a CDS encoding ComEA family DNA-binding protein, translating to MKKILLGLMLSCAFLFAAIDLNTATKAELMNIKGVGEKKAQMIIDYRKKQKINKPEELMTLKGFGKVLISNIKNNLEVKSKSN from the coding sequence ATGAAGAAGATTTTATTAGGTCTTATGTTAAGTTGTGCTTTTTTATTTGCAGCAATTGATTTAAATACGGCTACAAAAGCTGAATTGATGAACATAAAAGGAGTGGGAGAAAAAAAAGCTCAAATGATAATTGATTATAGAAAAAAACAAAAAATCAATAAGCCTGAGGAATTGATGACTTTAAAAGGTTTTGGAAAAGTATTAATAAGTAACATAAAAAACAATTTAGAAGTGAAATCAAAAAGTAATTAA
- a CDS encoding YchJ family protein — protein MKISGNSFCPCGSQKKFKKCCRIFHFGEKLPNPLELMKSRYSAFAACDANYIIKTTHHENPEYTTNIKAWEDSIHDFFDHSQFKKLDILEFIDGDTEAYVTFKATIFQGAIDISFVEKSKFVKVGDNWLYRSGEFIE, from the coding sequence ATGAAAATATCAGGAAACTCTTTCTGCCCATGTGGAAGTCAAAAAAAGTTTAAAAAATGTTGTAGAATATTTCATTTTGGAGAAAAACTACCTAACCCTTTAGAATTAATGAAATCACGATATAGTGCTTTTGCAGCTTGTGATGCAAACTATATAATTAAAACTACTCATCACGAAAATCCTGAGTATACTACAAATATTAAAGCATGGGAAGATTCAATACATGATTTTTTTGATCATAGCCAATTCAAAAAACTTGATATCTTAGAGTTTATTGATGGAGATACGGAAGCTTATGTTACTTTTAAAGCAACTATTTTTCAAGGTGCAATTGATATTTCTTTTGTTGAAAAAAGTAAATTTGTAAAAGTTGGAGATAATTGGTTATACCGTAGTGGTGAATTTATTGAATAA
- a CDS encoding YaaA family protein codes for MKILLAPAETKNSGGENKPFCKQNFFLEELFEKRQEIFNIYEDFVLNSTIEELSKWFGLKKLDEVEKYKQSLKEKPTMKAITRYEGVAFDALAYNSLDKNAQKYIDENVLLFSNLFGPIKANDLIPDYKYKQGAKLPNINVEKFYLDNFTDALDEFVQEEVIDLRAGFYEKFYKVKKANVLTFKFIKDGKVVSHWAKFYRGKLLQEIAKNNIKNHSEFMDMQISGLKLQEIQEKKNIKLLIMNIED; via the coding sequence ATGAAAATATTATTAGCACCTGCCGAAACTAAAAATAGTGGAGGAGAAAATAAACCTTTTTGTAAACAAAACTTCTTTTTAGAAGAGTTATTTGAAAAAAGACAAGAAATTTTTAATATTTATGAAGACTTTGTTTTAAACTCTACAATAGAAGAGTTATCAAAGTGGTTTGGTTTAAAAAAACTAGATGAAGTAGAAAAGTATAAACAAAGTTTAAAAGAAAAGCCTACAATGAAAGCAATCACTAGATATGAGGGAGTAGCCTTTGATGCATTAGCTTATAATTCTTTGGATAAGAATGCACAAAAATATATAGATGAAAATGTATTATTATTCTCAAATCTTTTTGGACCAATAAAAGCAAATGATTTGATTCCTGATTATAAATACAAACAAGGTGCAAAACTTCCCAATATAAATGTAGAAAAATTTTATTTAGATAATTTTACAGATGCATTAGATGAGTTTGTACAAGAAGAAGTAATTGATTTAAGAGCTGGATTTTATGAAAAGTTTTATAAGGTAAAAAAAGCAAATGTTTTAACTTTTAAGTTTATAAAAGATGGAAAAGTAGTTTCTCATTGGGCAAAATTTTATAGGGGGAAACTTTTACAAGAAATTGCAAAAAATAATATAAAGAACCATAGTGAGTTTATGGATATGCAAATTTCAGGATTAAAACTTCAAGAAATACAAGAGAAAAAGAATATAAAACTTCTAATAATGAATATAGAAGATTAA
- the purE gene encoding 5-(carboxyamino)imidazole ribonucleotide mutase, whose amino-acid sequence MNKPLVGIIMGSDSDLPVMKAAAQMCEEFGIEYEVSIVSAHRTPERLVKYSKGAEKRGLKVIIAGAGGAAHLPGMVASLTALPVIGVPVKGSSLEGMDSLLSIVQMPGGVPVATVAINGAKNAGILAAQMIGIKSKEIRKKVSKYKNKMLDEVNAKIEKLEDIKYEEYLKTMGK is encoded by the coding sequence ATGAATAAGCCACTAGTTGGAATTATTATGGGAAGTGATTCAGACCTTCCAGTTATGAAAGCAGCAGCACAAATGTGTGAAGAGTTTGGAATAGAGTATGAAGTATCAATTGTTTCAGCTCACAGAACTCCAGAAAGATTAGTTAAATACTCAAAAGGTGCAGAAAAAAGAGGACTTAAAGTTATTATTGCAGGTGCAGGAGGAGCAGCTCATCTTCCAGGAATGGTTGCCTCATTAACAGCTCTTCCTGTAATTGGAGTTCCTGTTAAAGGCTCTTCTTTAGAAGGAATGGATTCACTATTATCAATTGTTCAAATGCCAGGAGGAGTTCCTGTTGCAACTGTTGCAATTAATGGAGCTAAAAATGCTGGTATTTTAGCTGCTCAAATGATTGGTATAAAATCTAAAGAAATTAGAAAAAAAGTATCTAAATACAAAAATAAAATGCTTGATGAAGTTAATGCTAAAATAGAAAAACTAGAAGATATAAAATATGAAGAATATTTAAAAACAATGGGTAAATAA